One Streptomyces sp. RPA4-2 genomic window carries:
- a CDS encoding SCO6880 family protein, with amino-acid sequence MTTESHVSHPVTPRRTYLIGRARPNAMVGRNRESGEIVLIIAGAFLGMMCGLLVPVLSLRIVLLMGFPLVALAAVYVPYKRRTFYKWFEINRSYKRSLRRGTAYRSNVMEAGTHLDGREIEIGPPPGIGRISWLAAPFGPDEIAVLLHADRRTVTAAIEIEGPGVGLRDSEDQEALVDRFGTLLKHVANGDGFVTRLQMLARTLPADPDAHAKDVSVRGDEKSPGWLQQSYDQLQSMVSTSSEQHRAYLVACMHWTRELAAEAQAMARAARPQGGKKLDRDAGLAVVMARELTDICSRLQEADIRVRQPLGQGRLASLVHSMYDPDHPIDHIQAMTKRNAWPAELDAMEPTYLQAKTRESSTRAPWCHATAWVKEWPMTPVGVNFLAPLLVHTPDVIRTVAVTMDLEPTEIAIERMLTEKTNDEAEASRQAKMNRTVDPRDIASHNRLDQRGEDLASGAAGVNLVGYITVSSRSPEALARDKRTIRASAGKSYLKLEWCDREHHRAFVNTLPFATGIRR; translated from the coding sequence TTGACGACCGAGTCCCACGTGTCCCATCCGGTCACGCCCCGCCGTACATATCTGATCGGCCGCGCCCGGCCGAACGCGATGGTCGGCCGCAATCGCGAGTCCGGCGAGATCGTGCTCATCATCGCGGGCGCGTTCCTCGGCATGATGTGCGGTCTGCTCGTCCCCGTACTGTCCCTGCGGATCGTGCTGCTGATGGGCTTCCCGCTGGTCGCCCTCGCCGCGGTGTACGTCCCGTACAAGCGCCGTACGTTCTACAAGTGGTTCGAGATCAACCGCAGTTACAAGCGCAGCCTGCGCCGCGGGACGGCGTACCGCAGCAACGTCATGGAGGCCGGCACCCACCTCGACGGCCGGGAGATCGAGATCGGACCGCCGCCCGGCATCGGGCGGATCTCCTGGCTCGCGGCCCCCTTCGGGCCGGACGAGATCGCCGTGCTCCTGCACGCCGACCGACGCACCGTCACGGCCGCGATCGAGATCGAGGGTCCGGGCGTCGGCCTGCGCGACAGCGAGGACCAGGAAGCCCTCGTCGACCGCTTCGGCACCCTCCTCAAGCACGTCGCGAACGGCGACGGCTTCGTCACCCGCCTCCAGATGCTCGCCCGCACCCTGCCCGCCGACCCGGACGCCCACGCCAAGGACGTCTCCGTACGCGGGGACGAGAAGTCCCCCGGCTGGCTGCAGCAGTCGTACGACCAGCTCCAGTCCATGGTGTCCACCAGCAGCGAGCAGCACCGCGCCTATCTCGTCGCCTGCATGCACTGGACCCGCGAACTCGCCGCCGAGGCCCAGGCCATGGCGCGGGCGGCCCGGCCGCAGGGCGGCAAGAAGCTCGACCGGGACGCGGGCCTCGCCGTCGTCATGGCGCGCGAGCTGACCGACATCTGCTCGCGGCTCCAGGAAGCCGACATCCGCGTACGCCAGCCCCTCGGCCAGGGCCGGCTCGCCTCCCTCGTGCACTCCATGTACGACCCCGACCACCCCATCGACCACATCCAGGCGATGACGAAGCGCAACGCCTGGCCCGCCGAGCTCGACGCCATGGAGCCCACCTACCTCCAGGCGAAGACCCGGGAGTCCTCCACCCGCGCGCCCTGGTGCCACGCCACGGCCTGGGTGAAGGAGTGGCCGATGACCCCGGTCGGCGTCAACTTCCTCGCCCCGCTGCTGGTCCACACCCCGGACGTCATCCGCACGGTCGCCGTCACCATGGACCTCGAACCCACCGAGATCGCCATCGAGCGCATGCTGACCGAGAAGACCAACGACGAGGCCGAGGCCAGCCGCCAGGCCAAGATGAACCGCACCGTCGACCCCCGCGACATCGCCTCCCACAACCGCCTCGACCAGCGCGGCGAGGACCTCGCGAGCGGCGCCGCCGGAGTGAACCTCGTCGGCTACATCACCGTCTCCTCGCGCTCCCCCGAGGCCCTCGCCCGAGACAAGCGCACCATCCGCGCCTCGGCCGGCAAGTCGTACCTGAAGCTGGAGTGGTGCGACCGCGAGCACCACCGGGCCTTCGTCAACACGCTCCCCTTCGCCACCGGTATTCGGAGGTAA
- a CDS encoding type VI secretion protein: protein MRPYEREREHERAGGIPDGLLVGVLAFLLGLTLLVWSATGLAGWLARGAWPTAVTVARTPLALRHLIGRPQDVVGAWPDTPAGQLSGYGLFWGLFIGQLMVLVVLTVFVMGTVARWRAVRARRKAGAYAPRAEARVPEPAQEPVQPYGEVPKSAEEPARHEVPVPRPAPEPAELPTEAPRTTPAPLAAGGARMGGWEGTPAAGAVVLGHAETRHPTAAQAVRDAEGPVLVVTSDPRTWSETKDARAKLGPVLLYDPTHRCDTPARLHWSPAAGCEDKATAAARAAALLAPVRPTAKVDHAMADVAETLLRSYLHAAAVEGKAFRHVHRWAQGSQVQDAVRALRTNPKAASGAAGELEAALTSHPERRDIAQELTARALSSLFTVNIRESCTPNRNDALTLDSFVNEGGTLYVVGEPIEDPRANPGAMPLLTALASSVVERGRRMAERSSSGRLDPPLTLVLDDVAAVAPLPQLPDLLTAGAGQGLPTLALLRSREQGRARWPQYELPL from the coding sequence ATGAGACCGTACGAACGGGAACGGGAGCACGAGCGCGCGGGGGGCATCCCCGACGGTCTGCTGGTGGGAGTACTGGCCTTCCTCCTCGGCCTCACCCTGCTGGTGTGGTCCGCCACCGGGCTCGCCGGATGGCTGGCCCGGGGAGCCTGGCCGACGGCCGTCACCGTCGCCCGTACACCCCTGGCCCTGCGCCATCTGATCGGGCGGCCGCAGGACGTCGTGGGCGCCTGGCCGGACACCCCCGCCGGCCAGCTGTCGGGGTACGGGCTCTTCTGGGGCCTGTTCATCGGGCAGTTGATGGTGCTGGTCGTGCTGACGGTGTTCGTGATGGGCACGGTGGCGAGATGGCGGGCGGTGCGGGCACGGCGGAAGGCGGGCGCGTACGCGCCTCGGGCCGAGGCACGTGTGCCCGAACCCGCACAGGAACCGGTCCAGCCGTACGGCGAGGTCCCGAAGTCCGCCGAGGAGCCCGCGCGTCACGAGGTCCCGGTGCCCCGGCCCGCGCCCGAACCGGCCGAACTCCCCACGGAGGCACCGCGGACGACGCCCGCTCCTCTGGCGGCCGGCGGCGCACGCATGGGCGGCTGGGAAGGGACACCGGCCGCGGGCGCGGTCGTCCTCGGCCACGCCGAGACCCGCCACCCCACCGCCGCCCAAGCCGTACGGGACGCGGAGGGCCCCGTCCTGGTCGTCACCTCGGACCCGAGAACCTGGTCGGAGACCAAGGACGCCCGGGCCAAGCTCGGCCCGGTCCTCCTCTACGACCCCACCCACCGTTGCGACACCCCGGCCCGTCTCCACTGGTCCCCCGCCGCCGGCTGCGAGGACAAGGCCACGGCGGCCGCCAGAGCCGCCGCGCTGCTGGCCCCCGTACGCCCTACCGCCAAGGTCGACCACGCCATGGCCGACGTCGCGGAAACGCTCCTGCGGAGCTATCTGCACGCTGCCGCCGTGGAGGGCAAGGCCTTCCGTCACGTCCACCGCTGGGCCCAGGGATCCCAGGTCCAGGACGCGGTACGGGCCCTGCGTACGAACCCCAAGGCCGCTTCCGGCGCGGCGGGCGAGCTCGAGGCCGCGCTCACCTCACACCCCGAACGCCGCGACATAGCGCAGGAACTGACGGCCCGCGCCCTGTCCTCGCTGTTCACGGTCAACATCCGCGAGTCCTGTACGCCGAACCGAAATGACGCCCTGACTCTGGATTCCTTCGTGAACGAAGGGGGCACGCTCTATGTGGTCGGTGAACCCATCGAGGACCCCAGGGCGAACCCCGGCGCCATGCCGCTCCTGACGGCCCTCGCCTCAAGCGTGGTCGAGCGTGGCCGGCGCATGGCCGAACGGTCATCCTCCGGTCGGCTCGACCCACCACTTACGCTCGTCCTGGACGACGTGGCCGCGGTCGCCCCGCTCCCTCAGCTCCCCGACCTGCTGACCGCCGGAGCGGGCCAGGGCCTTCCGACTCTGGCCCTGCTCCGTTCCCGGGAACAGGGCAGGGCCCGCTGGCCGCAGTACGAACTCCCGCTCTGA
- a CDS encoding GNAT family N-acetyltransferase: MNQVIRSIRADEWRAVKELRLAALRDPVAHLAFVETYEDSVARPDSFWQERATGAAEGVLERRQFVAVGPDGVWRGSVVVLVERTGELDILGNMSERDQGHLVGVFVRPEYRGSGLTDALFDAALAWAWGIGLDRVRLFVHEKNGRAEAFYRRVGFVPTGGSTASVGDKGAQDLEFVITRS, from the coding sequence ATGAATCAAGTGATCCGGTCCATACGGGCCGACGAGTGGCGTGCGGTGAAGGAGCTGCGGCTCGCCGCGCTGCGGGACCCCGTCGCGCATCTCGCCTTCGTGGAGACGTACGAGGACTCCGTGGCCCGGCCCGACTCGTTCTGGCAGGAGCGGGCGACGGGGGCCGCCGAAGGCGTCCTGGAGCGGCGGCAGTTCGTGGCCGTCGGACCGGACGGGGTGTGGCGCGGCTCCGTGGTCGTGCTGGTCGAGAGGACCGGGGAGCTGGACATCCTCGGGAACATGAGCGAGCGGGACCAGGGACATCTGGTGGGCGTCTTCGTACGGCCCGAGTACCGGGGAAGCGGTCTGACGGACGCGCTGTTCGACGCCGCGCTCGCCTGGGCCTGGGGGATCGGCCTGGACCGCGTACGGCTGTTCGTGCACGAGAAGAACGGGCGCGCCGAGGCGTTCTACCGCCGGGTCGGGTTCGTGCCGACCGGCGGGAGCACGGCGTCCGTGGGGGACAAGGGGGCACAGGATCTGGAGTTCGTGATCACACGGTCCTAG
- a CDS encoding ATP-binding protein: MRDPLSAATDTFTSFLFGKVETTRLPVRTSTGQAQAVYLPTAAPGLGDSGVIIGREVYSGKGYIYDPFQLYGQQLPAPHWLVLGESGNGKSALEKTYVLRQLRFRDRQVVVLDAQGEDGVGEWNLIAEELGITPIRLDPTAALDMGIRLNPLDPAITTTGQLALLRTIIEVAMGHGLDERSGFALKVAHAYVNETIVERQPVLMDIVEQLRHPEPESAEAMNVAIDDVRAWGLDVALVLDRLVDGDLRGMFDGPTTVGIDLDAPLIVFDLSHIDRNSIAMPILMAIVGVWLEHTWIRPDRKKRIFLVEEAWHIINSPFVAQLFQRLLKFGRRLGLSFVAVVHHLSDVVDGAAAKEAAAILKMASTRTIYAQKADEARATGRVIGLPRWAVEIIPTLTPGIAVWDVNGNVQVVKHLITETERPLVFTDRAMTESSADHLADDALRAAELEAEERAAAFVEQHLSDLDGTSESTVA; this comes from the coding sequence ATGCGGGATCCGCTGTCCGCCGCCACCGACACCTTCACGTCCTTCCTCTTCGGCAAGGTCGAGACGACCCGGCTGCCGGTCCGCACCTCCACGGGCCAGGCCCAGGCCGTCTACCTGCCCACCGCCGCACCCGGCCTCGGAGACTCCGGCGTCATCATCGGACGCGAGGTGTACTCCGGGAAGGGCTACATCTACGACCCCTTCCAGCTGTACGGGCAGCAGCTCCCGGCCCCGCACTGGCTGGTCCTCGGCGAGTCCGGCAACGGCAAGTCGGCGCTGGAGAAGACCTACGTCCTGCGCCAGCTGCGCTTCCGCGACCGGCAGGTCGTCGTGCTCGACGCCCAGGGCGAGGACGGGGTCGGCGAATGGAACCTCATCGCGGAGGAGCTGGGAATAACTCCCATCCGCCTCGACCCCACGGCCGCCCTCGACATGGGAATCCGGCTCAACCCGCTCGACCCGGCGATCACCACCACCGGCCAGCTGGCCCTGCTGCGGACGATCATCGAGGTCGCCATGGGCCACGGCCTCGACGAACGGTCCGGCTTCGCGCTGAAGGTCGCGCACGCCTACGTCAACGAGACGATCGTCGAGCGCCAGCCGGTGCTGATGGACATCGTCGAGCAACTGCGCCACCCCGAACCGGAGTCGGCCGAGGCGATGAACGTCGCCATAGACGACGTACGGGCCTGGGGCCTGGACGTGGCCCTGGTGCTGGACCGCCTCGTCGACGGCGACCTCAGGGGCATGTTCGACGGCCCCACGACGGTCGGCATCGACCTGGACGCCCCGCTCATCGTCTTCGACCTCTCCCACATCGACCGCAACTCCATCGCCATGCCCATCCTGATGGCGATCGTCGGCGTGTGGCTGGAGCACACCTGGATCCGGCCCGACCGCAAGAAGCGCATCTTCCTGGTGGAGGAGGCGTGGCACATCATCAACAGCCCCTTCGTCGCCCAGCTCTTCCAGCGTCTGCTGAAGTTCGGCCGACGCCTCGGCCTGTCCTTCGTGGCGGTGGTGCACCACCTGAGCGACGTGGTCGACGGAGCCGCGGCCAAGGAGGCCGCCGCGATCCTGAAAATGGCCTCCACCCGCACGATCTACGCCCAGAAAGCCGACGAGGCACGGGCTACGGGACGGGTGATCGGCCTGCCCAGGTGGGCCGTGGAGATCATCCCGACCCTGACCCCGGGCATCGCGGTCTGGGACGTCAACGGCAACGTACAGGTCGTCAAACACCTGATCACGGAGACCGAACGGCCCCTCGTCTTCACCGACCGCGCCATGACCGAGTCCTCCGCCGATCACCTCGCCGACGACGCGCTGCGCGCCGCGGAACTGGAGGCCGAGGAGCGGGCGGCGGCCTTCGTGGAGCAGCACCTCAGCGATCTCGACGGCACTTCCGAGTCCACGGTGGCATGA
- a CDS encoding MarR family winged helix-turn-helix transcriptional regulator, producing the protein MADTPGVGGEPTLEEQIAAYQREFQDLDPQVEKIVSALGRLNRRMNVAYGRQTANLGISNAEWEVLKALVLAGAPYRMGPSDLAKRLGLTPAAMTHRIDRLVAEGLVTRERDESNRVRVIVELTGEGREKWLEAMRLATVFEEDLLQDLSADERGVLGEVLTRLLRRVEHAQPDAGGRLTDLD; encoded by the coding sequence ATGGCCGACACCCCCGGCGTCGGCGGCGAGCCGACACTCGAAGAGCAGATCGCCGCCTATCAGCGCGAGTTCCAGGACCTCGACCCTCAGGTCGAGAAGATCGTCTCGGCGCTCGGCCGTCTCAATCGCCGGATGAACGTCGCCTACGGCCGGCAGACCGCCAACCTCGGCATCAGCAACGCCGAGTGGGAGGTGCTCAAGGCCCTCGTGCTGGCCGGCGCCCCATACCGCATGGGTCCGAGCGACCTGGCGAAGCGACTGGGGCTGACCCCGGCCGCGATGACCCACCGGATCGACCGCCTGGTCGCGGAGGGTCTCGTCACCAGGGAGCGCGACGAGTCGAACCGGGTGCGGGTCATCGTGGAGCTGACGGGCGAGGGGCGCGAGAAGTGGCTGGAGGCCATGCGCCTGGCCACGGTCTTCGAGGAGGACCTTCTCCAGGACCTCTCCGCCGACGAGCGCGGTGTCCTGGGCGAGGTACTGACCCGTCTCCTCCGCCGCGTGGAGCACGCCCAGCCGGACGCCGGCGGACGACTCACCGACCTCGATTAA
- a CDS encoding CDP-alcohol phosphatidyltransferase family protein has product MPNVPLEELRHVIHPPGKLESRAEHWAGRLYMRSVSLRVTRLALGTRFSPNQITAVMVVAGVLSGVALVLPGLGGAVLSVVFMQLYLLLDCVDGEVARWRRQYSPLGVYLDRLGAYLADAAVMVGMGVRASELGLDPYLVAGLAAAIGVLLLKSSSDLVHVARSDSGMEKATDQSVVPRSSGLARIRSLASAVGLHRLVNGIECTLLLLVTAVVDVALGDLTATRVATVGVTAIVWLLVPAHIVSIVASSRLK; this is encoded by the coding sequence ATGCCCAACGTCCCACTCGAAGAACTCCGTCACGTCATCCACCCTCCGGGCAAGCTGGAGAGCAGGGCGGAGCACTGGGCCGGCCGCCTCTACATGCGTTCCGTTTCCCTCCGGGTGACACGGCTGGCTCTCGGAACCCGCTTCTCGCCCAACCAGATCACCGCCGTGATGGTCGTCGCGGGCGTGCTCTCCGGGGTCGCGCTGGTCCTGCCGGGTCTGGGCGGCGCCGTGCTCTCCGTCGTCTTCATGCAGCTGTACCTTCTCCTGGACTGCGTGGACGGTGAAGTCGCGCGCTGGCGACGGCAGTACAGCCCGCTCGGTGTCTACCTGGACCGTCTCGGTGCCTATCTCGCCGACGCCGCCGTGATGGTCGGCATGGGCGTCCGGGCCTCCGAACTCGGCCTGGATCCTTACCTGGTGGCCGGCCTCGCGGCGGCGATCGGCGTCCTGCTCCTGAAGTCGTCCTCGGACCTCGTCCATGTGGCCCGCTCCGACAGCGGCATGGAGAAGGCGACCGACCAGTCCGTCGTCCCGCGCTCCAGCGGCCTCGCCCGGATACGCAGTCTCGCCTCCGCGGTCGGCCTTCACCGCCTGGTCAACGGCATCGAGTGCACCCTGCTGCTGCTCGTGACCGCGGTCGTCGACGTCGCGCTTGGCGATCTGACGGCGACGCGCGTCGCGACGGTGGGCGTGACGGCCATCGTGTGGCTGCTCGTCCCCGCACACATCGTCTCGATCGTGGCTTCGTCCCGTCTGAAGTAA